A region from the Phaseolus vulgaris cultivar G19833 unplaced genomic scaffold, P. vulgaris v2.0 scaffold_20, whole genome shotgun sequence genome encodes:
- the LOC137817201 gene encoding uncharacterized protein gives MAEDLPSIITKVVKNSNKRLQDENLALQEENRLIRIVAEKLSCNLMMAEIDHSRLEDAMSAELRGARKEASDLRQKLHLLAQEKIELESKLVPYRLKVANLEASIKADAAKVKNLEKRSADREVLLGKVEKERDDAMAELAKAQEENKKTAAELAQARDEGKKVAEDLAQVRGETEELKKRADELKQQTEELEQSSAQVLAVGFDAALEQIACQYPELDLSMVSICNEVVDGKIVPSED, from the coding sequence atggcagaggacctcccctcaatCATAACGAAGGTTGTGAAGAACTCGAACAAGAGGCTTCAGGACGAGAACTTAGCACTCCAGGAGGAGAACCGCCTGATAAGGATTGTGGCAGAAAAACTGTCTTGCAACCTGATGATGGCAGAAATCGAtcattcaaggctggaggacgccatgagcgcTGAGTTAAGGGgcgcacgcaaggaggcctccgatctgcgccagaaactgcacctcctagctcaagaaaaaatcgagctggagagtaagctggtaccctacaggctcaaggtggccaacttggaggcatcaatAAAAGCAGATGCGGCCAAGGTGAAAAACCTTGAAAAAAGGTCAGCTGATCGGGAGGTCCTCCTCGGaaaggtcgagaaggagagggacgacgccatggctgagctcgccaaggctcaagaggaaaacaagaaaactgctgcagagctggctcaggcgcgggacgaaggcaaaaaggttgctgaagaccttgctcAAGTTCGCggggaaactgaagaactgaagaaacgaGCGGATGAGCTGAAGCAACAAACCGAAGAGCTTgagcaaagctccgcccaagtccttgccgtcgggttcgacgccgccctggagcaaatcgcttgccagtaccccgagcttgacctctccatggtgtcgatttgcaacgaagtggtggatgggaagatcgtgccttctgaagattaa